One genomic window of Gracilinema caldarium DSM 7334 includes the following:
- a CDS encoding ribbon-helix-helix protein, CopG family, which yields MTTVRLPTEIEQKLEAISQEKHKSKSEIIKEALEKLFYSEESQKNSYELGIEFFGKFGSGEGNLSVTYKEKIKDKIHAKRRTH from the coding sequence ATGACTACAGTTCGGTTACCTACTGAAATTGAACAAAAATTAGAGGCTATTTCTCAAGAAAAACATAAATCTAAATCAGAAATAATTAAAGAAGCGCTTGAGAAACTATTTTATTCTGAAGAATCACAAAAGAATTCATATGAACTTGGAATTGAGTTTTTTGGTAAATTTGGAAGTGGCGAAGGAAATCTTTCAGTTACTTACAAAGAAAAAATAAAGGACAAGATACATGCTAAACGACGTACTCATTGA
- a CDS encoding type II toxin-antitoxin system VapC family toxin produces MLNDVLIDAGPLIALFDKDDHYHEKVKEFIKNKDYKFHTTTAVITEVLHMLDFSVKVQINFLEWIMLGGILLYEIKQTDLGKIIELTKKYSDRPMDFADATLVLAAEQSGIRKIISIDSDFDIYRLPGKVRIENIFRDI; encoded by the coding sequence ATGCTAAACGACGTACTCATTGATGCTGGTCCTTTAATTGCTTTATTTGATAAAGACGATCATTATCATGAAAAAGTAAAGGAATTCATAAAAAATAAAGATTATAAATTTCACACTACGACAGCTGTAATAACTGAAGTCTTACATATGCTTGATTTTAGTGTAAAGGTTCAAATTAATTTTCTTGAATGGATAATGCTTGGTGGTATATTGCTATATGAAATAAAACAAACTGATTTAGGGAAGATAATTGAATTAACAAAAAAATATAGTGACCGTCCCATGGATTTTGCAGACGCAACACTCGTTCTAGCTGCAGAACAATCAGGAATAAGAAAAATAATTAGCATAGATTCAGATTTTGATATTTACCGATTACCTGGAAAAGTTAGAATAGAAAATATATTTCGAGATATATAA
- a CDS encoding DNA adenine methylase, which translates to MGRYLKSENYSPMRYPGGKGKLSGYFKELLKLNNLYDCTYFEPYAGGAAVALSLLFNQYAQRIVINDFDLSIYALWHSIVNKTNKLCSLIENTKVTIETWREMKEVNKTEKTNLLKLGFSTLFLNRTNRSGIINAGVIGGLDQKGEWKIDARFNKNNIIDRILHISKYKNNIEVHNLDAIELINNHNLIKGNKSFIYLDPPYYKKGKDLYLNYYNREDHEKVYKCLENISSRKWVVTYDNVDYIRELYKKYRVQYYNLSYCAHNYKKGSEIAIYSDKLVFPEFQSPI; encoded by the coding sequence ATGGGCAGATATCTGAAGTCAGAAAATTATTCTCCAATGAGATATCCAGGAGGCAAGGGAAAGCTATCTGGATATTTCAAGGAGTTGCTTAAGCTAAATAATCTCTATGATTGTACCTATTTTGAGCCATACGCAGGTGGGGCTGCAGTTGCACTTTCATTATTATTTAACCAATATGCTCAACGAATTGTTATTAATGATTTCGATCTTTCCATATATGCACTTTGGCATTCAATAGTTAATAAGACAAATAAACTTTGTAGCTTAATTGAAAATACCAAAGTAACTATTGAAACTTGGAGAGAAATGAAAGAAGTAAATAAAACAGAAAAAACGAATCTATTAAAATTGGGATTTTCAACTCTTTTTCTTAATCGCACAAATAGATCTGGAATAATTAATGCAGGTGTTATTGGTGGACTTGATCAAAAAGGAGAATGGAAAATTGATGCTAGGTTCAATAAAAATAATATTATAGATCGCATACTTCATATTTCTAAGTACAAAAACAATATCGAAGTTCATAATCTGGACGCTATAGAGCTAATAAATAACCATAATCTAATCAAGGGTAATAAGTCATTTATATATTTGGATCCACCGTATTATAAAAAGGGAAAAGATTTATATTTAAACTACTATAACCGTGAAGACCATGAAAAAGTATATAAATGCCTTGAAAACATTTCATCGCGAAAATGGGTGGTTACTTATGACAATGTTGATTATATAAGAGAGCTTTATAAGAAGTATAGAGTTCAATATTACAATCTATCATATTGTGCTCATAATTATAAAAAAGGAAGTGAAATAGCAATTTATTCTGACAAATTAGTATTTCCAGAATTTCAATCACCAATCTAA
- a CDS encoding type II toxin-antitoxin system Phd/YefM family antitoxin, whose protein sequence is MIKINNDIRPISYIKSHTAEMIRQIEEKKNPIIITQNGEAKAVLLDVDTFQGLIDTINILKIISIGENDIHKNNVIKHNDVKTKIEEILTQNE, encoded by the coding sequence ATGATAAAGATAAATAATGATATACGTCCAATATCTTATATAAAATCTCATACAGCTGAAATGATAAGACAAATAGAAGAAAAGAAAAATCCAATAATAATCACACAAAATGGTGAGGCTAAAGCAGTTCTTCTTGATGTTGATACATTTCAAGGCTTAATCGATACAATAAATATTTTAAAAATTATCTCTATTGGTGAAAATGATATTCATAAAAATAATGTTATAAAACATAATGATGTAAAAACAAAAATTGAGGAAATATTAACACAAAATGAATAG
- a CDS encoding type II toxin-antitoxin system RelE/ParE family toxin has translation MNRDIVWSLDASDEFVEIILYITEHSGNNVARTIYEKIIKKIENLVDFPAIGRKVPELESVGNTEYYEIIESPWRIIYRYTENEVYIVSIIDGRRNIEEILYKKIIKGKIW, from the coding sequence ATGAATAGAGATATTGTATGGTCTCTCGATGCAAGCGATGAGTTTGTAGAAATAATTCTATATATTACAGAACACTCTGGAAATAATGTAGCACGTACGATTTATGAGAAAATTATAAAAAAAATAGAAAATCTTGTTGACTTCCCCGCAATTGGAAGGAAAGTTCCCGAATTAGAATCAGTTGGTAATACAGAATATTATGAAATAATAGAAAGTCCGTGGAGAATCATTTATCGATATACAGAAAATGAAGTATATATTGTTTCAATAATTGATGGAAGAAGAAATATTGAAGAAATATTATATAAAAAAATTATAAAGGGTAAAATATGGTAA
- a CDS encoding flagellar basal body rod protein FlgC, whose product MKRKQLFILVLSVLFISCTKMENDVILLVPYSQQEEIINYFNKASINVQVNNSLVIIHSPANNVLINLLDYQYANIYLNKSNLVNLTTTRTQDGTYYKRKYLEVLPNSKYRIQEDSSIPKKIYDPTHPDSIKEGKDKGYVYYPNINIEDENNKLKNNVFLYNSILEYLKSRNIPIVSIEIDQNSI is encoded by the coding sequence ATGAAGAGAAAACAACTTTTTATACTGGTTTTATCAGTGTTATTTATTTCCTGCACAAAGATGGAAAACGATGTAATTCTTTTGGTTCCATATAGTCAACAAGAAGAAATTATAAACTATTTTAATAAAGCTAGTATTAATGTACAAGTAAATAATTCTTTGGTAATAATTCATTCTCCTGCTAATAATGTGTTAATAAATCTTCTCGATTATCAATATGCAAATATCTATTTGAATAAAAGCAATTTAGTTAATTTAACAACCACAAGAACACAAGATGGAACCTATTATAAAAGAAAATATCTTGAAGTTCTTCCAAATTCAAAATACAGAATACAAGAAGATTCTAGTATACCTAAGAAAATATATGACCCAACACATCCTGATTCAATTAAAGAAGGGAAAGACAAAGGATATGTATATTATCCAAATATAAATATTGAAGATGAAAACAATAAGCTCAAAAATAACGTATTTTTATATAATTCAATTCTTGAGTATTTGAAAAGTAGAAACATACCAATTGTGTCTATAGAAATTGATCAAAATAGTATATGA
- a CDS encoding DUF3795 domain-containing protein, which produces MGNNTIEDIGCCGAFCGTCKVKKEKACIGCKLGYNNGERDLAKAKCKMKICCITKNIDTCADCKELNSCPIIQDFFNKNGYKYHKYKEAIYYIVEYGYKDFLDQTIKWTMQYGKYEKEKT; this is translated from the coding sequence ATGGGAAATAACACCATAGAAGATATTGGTTGTTGTGGTGCATTTTGTGGAACTTGCAAAGTTAAAAAAGAAAAAGCATGTATCGGATGTAAATTGGGATATAACAATGGAGAAAGAGATTTAGCTAAAGCAAAATGTAAAATGAAAATATGTTGCATAACAAAGAATATTGATACATGCGCTGATTGCAAAGAATTGAATTCATGCCCAATTATTCAAGATTTTTTCAATAAAAATGGTTATAAATATCATAAATATAAAGAAGCAATTTATTATATAGTAGAGTACGGATATAAAGATTTTCTTGATCAAACTATAAAATGGACAATGCAATATGGAAAATATGAAAAAGAAAAGACGTAG
- a CDS encoding DUF3800 domain-containing protein, whose protein sequence is MGNTLILDESKVGDGSLFCFAGILYKDQTTFLQIDSILASIKNRHDLANANAPIELKGNKISTTIDRKKEALLDELFKTIQALTLSGSVSIRFYIMQKDDLNYANVNLENVINKILEKNTSIDKKKVQTYLYYQLSSLLIKRIHELPFKKSFIETVICDNIYNMRTTSKSIIWARGNIASIKIDINTIVPMIIEAVHNKLPTPKHYGFKFLDFYDSTSLVSIQLCDILSNFIMNSIRHMYFISIGDATNAALYKAKYDFLNKYIDISNLPITEIPLTAAGNDISCSNVFLPFMGKM, encoded by the coding sequence ATGGGAAATACTTTAATACTTGATGAAAGCAAGGTTGGTGATGGTTCACTGTTTTGTTTTGCTGGTATCTTATATAAAGATCAAACAACATTTCTACAAATTGATTCAATATTAGCGTCTATTAAGAATAGACATGATTTAGCAAATGCAAATGCACCAATTGAACTAAAAGGAAATAAAATAAGTACAACAATTGACAGGAAAAAGGAAGCTTTGCTTGATGAGTTATTCAAAACAATCCAAGCTTTGACTCTGTCTGGTTCTGTTAGTATTCGGTTTTATATAATGCAAAAAGATGATTTGAATTATGCAAATGTGAATTTGGAAAACGTAATTAATAAAATACTAGAAAAAAATACCAGTATTGATAAAAAAAAAGTTCAAACGTATTTATATTATCAGTTATCATCATTACTAATAAAACGTATCCATGAATTGCCTTTTAAAAAAAGTTTCATAGAAACTGTGATTTGTGACAATATATATAATATGCGAACGACAAGCAAATCAATTATTTGGGCAAGGGGCAATATTGCATCAATTAAAATAGACATCAATACTATAGTTCCCATGATAATTGAAGCAGTCCATAATAAATTACCTACTCCTAAACATTATGGATTTAAGTTTCTTGATTTTTATGATTCAACTTCATTAGTAAGTATTCAATTATGTGATATTCTTTCGAACTTTATTATGAATAGCATTAGGCATATGTATTTTATATCAATAGGCGATGCTACGAATGCCGCATTATACAAAGCAAAATACGATTTTCTTAATAAATATATAGATATTTCAAATTTACCAATAACGGAAATTCCTTTAACCGCTGCAGGAAATGATATCTCTTGTTCAAATGTATTTTTACCTTTTATGGGTAAAATGTAA
- a CDS encoding GNAT family N-acetyltransferase, which produces MNATHITDLSTGKGIITISQEHISAKDYIEFLTRTDLGKQYPKERFNQRIEKLVNNTQLSLIARTDSNKIVGICFGLTDYAYWLLLTDIGIDREYIKNGIGKSMITIAREQAGGKDNIIVFIYANEDAVGFYKKCGLTQSQNMMELTNIEWTSFEVGKDK; this is translated from the coding sequence GTGAATGCAACCCATATTACGGATTTATCTACGGGTAAAGGTATAATTACGATTTCCCAAGAACATATTTCTGCTAAAGATTATATCGAATTTCTTACACGAACAGATCTTGGAAAGCAATATCCTAAAGAAAGGTTTAATCAGCGAATTGAGAAGCTTGTAAACAACACTCAACTGAGCCTTATTGCCCGGACTGATAGCAATAAAATAGTCGGTATCTGTTTTGGTTTAACTGATTATGCATATTGGTTACTGCTCACGGACATTGGAATTGATAGAGAATATATTAAAAACGGTATTGGAAAATCAATGATAACCATAGCTCGTGAACAAGCTGGTGGTAAAGATAATATTATTGTTTTCATATACGCAAATGAAGACGCTGTAGGTTTTTATAAGAAATGTGGATTAACACAATCACAAAATATGATGGAGTTAACCAATATTGAGTGGACATCATTTGAGGTAGGAAAAGACAAATAG
- a CDS encoding VOC family protein, with amino-acid sequence MKLDGFCIFVKDMPLMIRFYRDVLGFEIKENEDTTNVYLVKDGTLFLLYRRTDFEKMVDKTFEYSQSFNGHSEIALSVENYSEVDKVYQEILKRGATSILKPTTEPWGQRTCYIADPEGNLIEIGSFNEH; translated from the coding sequence ATGAAACTTGACGGATTTTGTATTTTTGTTAAAGACATGCCTTTAATGATTCGTTTTTACCGAGATGTTTTAGGTTTTGAAATTAAAGAAAATGAAGATACAACAAATGTATATTTAGTAAAAGATGGAACATTATTTTTGCTTTACAGAAGAACTGATTTTGAAAAGATGGTTGATAAAACATTTGAATATAGTCAATCATTTAATGGTCATAGTGAAATAGCATTAAGTGTAGAAAATTATTCTGAGGTAGACAAGGTATATCAGGAGATATTAAAAAGAGGTGCGACTTCAATTCTAAAACCAACGACCGAACCATGGGGACAAAGAACCTGTTATATAGCTGATCCAGAAGGGAATTTAATTGAGATAGGTTCATTTAACGAACATTAA
- a CDS encoding transcriptional regulator — MSTTQDFIEFLLDQIDNNWNIRYRKMFGEYMVYINDKPILLVCDNTVFVKELDCIRNYFSEDSKGFPYKGSKEHFILDIENKSLLNEIISILEKVIPIPIKKAKKNG; from the coding sequence ATGTCAACTACTCAAGATTTTATAGAATTTCTTTTAGACCAAATTGATAATAATTGGAATATACGATATAGAAAAATGTTTGGTGAATATATGGTTTATATAAATGATAAACCAATATTACTAGTATGTGATAATACAGTATTTGTTAAAGAATTAGATTGTATAAGAAATTATTTCTCAGAAGATAGCAAAGGATTTCCCTACAAAGGTTCAAAAGAACATTTTATTCTTGACATAGAAAATAAATCTCTTTTGAATGAAATAATTAGTATATTAGAAAAGGTTATTCCAATACCAATAAAAAAAGCAAAAAAAAATGGCTAA